One Triplophysa dalaica isolate WHDGS20190420 chromosome 1, ASM1584641v1, whole genome shotgun sequence DNA segment encodes these proteins:
- the marveld3 gene encoding MARVEL domain-containing protein 3 isoform X1 — translation MPESKQHYNERNRDYLSQERRAGERGRDHRPDARYKEERTPHDREGKSQSHRSKHVDAYTHREDPRIHKDDRHYNQAAPSTTTSYYDDSEPQHRDALYNLRYITTSRGICQVMEFFLNLLIVICSGVSHSNSGQYKDIASLGGLYQYYYGGANAFTGDDAKKVQDLDKRFYQLKLPPYVFSMACGGALMVYACAMLALGVFRMPYRFPPLLLAEALVDALIGLGFIPAVAFYFIKLQEIYSNTICKEREAMYNSKGHRGFECNLHGADIAGGLFGVLGIIIYPLSAVLAIRAFRRVWKMKQRPTEDGNL, via the exons ATGCCGGAGTCAAAGCAGCATTACAACGAAAGGAACAGAGACTACTTGAGTCAAGAACGGAGAGCTGGAGAGAGGGGACGGGATCACAGACCGGATGCAAGATACAAAGAGGAAAGAACACCACATGATAGGGAGGGTAAATCACAGAGCCATAGAAGTAAACATGTAGATGCTTACACACACAGGGAGGACCCCCGTATACACAAGGACGACAGACATTATAATCAGGCAGC GCCCAGTACAACAACATCATACTATGATGACAGTGAACCACAACATAGAGATGCACTTTACAACTTAAGATACATCACCACAAGCAGAG GCATTTGTCAGGTGATGGAATTCTTCCTAAACTTGTTGATCGTCATCTGCTCTGGAGTTTCTCACAGCAATTCGGGTCAATACAAGGACATCGCCAGCTTGGGCGGTTTGTACCAGTATTACTACGGAGGAGCCAATGCGTTCACTGGTGACGACGCTAAGAAGGTACAGGATCTCGATAAACGGTTTTACCAGCTCAAGCTGCCGCCTTACGTCTTCAGCATGGCATGCGGCGGGGCATTAATGGTTTACGCCTGTGCCATGTTGGCTCTGGGAGTGTTTCGCATGCCGTACCGTTTCCCTCCTCTGTTGCTTGCCGAAGCACTGGTTGATGCGCTCATAGGTCTTGGTTTTATTCCCGCCGTGGCTTTCTACTTCATAAAGCTGCAGGAGATCTACAGCAACACCATCTGTAAAGAAAGGGAAGCGATGTATAACAGCAAAGGTCACAGGGGATTCGAGTGCAATCTGCATGGGGCAGACATAGCAGGGGGCTTGTTCGGTGTGCTAGGAATTATTATTTATCCCTTGAGTGCAGTGCTGGCCATCAGAGCATTCAGAAGAGTGTGGAAGATGAAGCAGAGACCGACAGAAGACGGAAACCTCTGA
- the marveld3 gene encoding MARVEL domain-containing protein 3 isoform X2 gives MQDTKREDPRIHKDDRHYNQAAPSTTTSYYDDSEPQHRDALYNLRYITTSRGICQVMEFFLNLLIVICSGVSHSNSGQYKDIASLGGLYQYYYGGANAFTGDDAKKVQDLDKRFYQLKLPPYVFSMACGGALMVYACAMLALGVFRMPYRFPPLLLAEALVDALIGLGFIPAVAFYFIKLQEIYSNTICKEREAMYNSKGHRGFECNLHGADIAGGLFGVLGIIIYPLSAVLAIRAFRRVWKMKQRPTEDGNL, from the exons ATGCAAGATACAAAGAGG GAGGACCCCCGTATACACAAGGACGACAGACATTATAATCAGGCAGC GCCCAGTACAACAACATCATACTATGATGACAGTGAACCACAACATAGAGATGCACTTTACAACTTAAGATACATCACCACAAGCAGAG GCATTTGTCAGGTGATGGAATTCTTCCTAAACTTGTTGATCGTCATCTGCTCTGGAGTTTCTCACAGCAATTCGGGTCAATACAAGGACATCGCCAGCTTGGGCGGTTTGTACCAGTATTACTACGGAGGAGCCAATGCGTTCACTGGTGACGACGCTAAGAAGGTACAGGATCTCGATAAACGGTTTTACCAGCTCAAGCTGCCGCCTTACGTCTTCAGCATGGCATGCGGCGGGGCATTAATGGTTTACGCCTGTGCCATGTTGGCTCTGGGAGTGTTTCGCATGCCGTACCGTTTCCCTCCTCTGTTGCTTGCCGAAGCACTGGTTGATGCGCTCATAGGTCTTGGTTTTATTCCCGCCGTGGCTTTCTACTTCATAAAGCTGCAGGAGATCTACAGCAACACCATCTGTAAAGAAAGGGAAGCGATGTATAACAGCAAAGGTCACAGGGGATTCGAGTGCAATCTGCATGGGGCAGACATAGCAGGGGGCTTGTTCGGTGTGCTAGGAATTATTATTTATCCCTTGAGTGCAGTGCTGGCCATCAGAGCATTCAGAAGAGTGTGGAAGATGAAGCAGAGACCGACAGAAGACGGAAACCTCTGA